A DNA window from Paramormyrops kingsleyae isolate MSU_618 chromosome 10, PKINGS_0.4, whole genome shotgun sequence contains the following coding sequences:
- the foxa gene encoding forkhead box A sequence: protein MIRGVKLENNEEWTAFYQDEVYSGGGSMAPGLGGYVPSNAPYLSGSHPDAVISAGAPVGLGAPVSQFGVLQPDVYVGDSKRGPYAFEAAVGESKAGYRRNFSHAKPPYSYISLISMAIQQAPAKKLTLNEIYQWIRQLFPYYRQNQQRWQNSIRHSLSFNDCFVRVPRSPDSPGKGSYWALHPDSGNMFENGCYMRRQKRFRCSRGSERKASQDDKVPELNDVAIPSVSSTSSDGSPPAQPPLVVASPQIPKSPSPPLPFQPPCLSPSSCLHPSISGQHPLCLSPPKLPQVPMSSTVQQPLPPVPPPCLSLDPCLRSEPLAQHPFSISQLMGVERGDPHPYDSSTGFPNYYTPSSSQYSNPYSTTWDGAPFVGDSMYYPNMCSVPILSSS, encoded by the coding sequence GTTTACTCCGGAGGCGGCAGCATGGCGCCCGGGCTGGGCGGATACGTGCCTTCCAATGCTCCGTACTTGAGCGGCAGCCATCCGGACGCTGTTATCTCCGCCGGGGCTCCTGTGGGCCTGGGCGCACCAGTGAGCCAGTTTGGGGTCCTGCAGCCTGACGTGTACGTCGGGGATAGCAAAAGGGGGCCGTACGCTTTCGAGGCGGCCGTAGGGGAGTCCAAGGCAGGATACCGGCGCAACTTCAGCCATGCCAAGCCTCCCTATTCCTACATTTCCCTCATCAGCATGGCCATCCAGCAAGCCCCGGCCAAAAAGCTCACACTCAACGAGATTTACCAGTGGATCCGTCAGCTCTTCCCCTACTACAGGCAGAACCAGCAGCGCTGGCAGAATTCCATCCGGCATTCCCTGTCGTTCAACGACTGTTTTGTCCGCGTGCCGCGCTCCCCGGACTCCCCGGGGAAAGGCTCCTACTGGGCCCTGCACCCCGACTCGGGCAACATGTTCGAGAACGGCTGCTACATGCGCCGGCAGAAGCGTTTCCGATGCTCACGCGGATCAGAGCGAAAGGCCTCGCAGGACGACAAGGTCCCCGAGCTCAATGACGTGGCCATTCCTTCcgtctcctccacctcctcagaTGGCTCTCCCCCGGCCCAACCCCCCCTGGTTGTCGCCAGCCCCCAGATACCCAAATCTCCATCCCCTCCACTTCCATTTCAGCCCCCCTGTCTTTCTCCCTCCTCGTGcctccatccctccatctccGGCCAGCATCCCCTCTGCCTTTCTCCCCCCAAGCTTCCTCAGGTTCCCATGTCATCTACAGTCCAGCAACCTCTGCCTCCTGTCCCACCCCCTTGTCTCTCACTTGACCCCTGTCTCCGTAGCGAACCGCTCGCCCAGCACCCGTTCTCCATCTCCCAGCTCATGGGGGTGGAACGGGGAGACCCACACCCTTATGACTCCTCAACAGGCTTCCCCAACTACTACACCCCATCCTCCTCCCAATACTCTAACCCCTACTCCACCACTTGGGATGGAGCTCCTTTCGTGGGGGACTCCATGTATTACCCCAACATGTGCTCTGTCCCCATACTGAGCTCCTCTTGA